The Komagataella phaffii GS115 chromosome 4, complete sequence genome includes the window TGAGGATTGGGTCTATTCTTTACATGGTGTACTTGTTCACACAGGAGATATTTCTACGGGCCACTACTACGCTATGATTAAGCCAAGTATTGAAAACACCTGGTACAgatttgatgatgacaaaGTCTGGAAAGTAACTAGGAGCCAGGTGTTTGACGAAAATTTTGGCTTTGACGAGCTTCAGCCGGATGTGGTTAGATCAATGACTAGATCTCAGTTTTTGGATTACCAACAGAAACGTCATACGTCTGCATATATGCTTGTCTACATTAGGAAGAGCCAAGAGAAAGCAGTTCTAGAACCAGTGACAGACGCAGACGTTCCATCGCACATTCCTGAGCAGATCCACAAAGAATTAGAGGAGCGTGAccttttggaaaaagaaagaagggAGATGCACTTGTATGAGCATCTGAAGATTATCACCAACCAGACATTCTCCAAGTATGAGGGCTTTGATTTGACCCCGAATGTTTCGGACTTGAACTATTATGCTAGTGACTTGTTTGACGAAGAATCTTACCCACTAGACGTTAAGCTACTGAAAACCGAACCTTTGTCGAAGTTATATGATCTGGTATCAGATTCTTTGGGAGGAGTGGATCCCAGACATTTTAGATTCTGGCATGTATCCACGCGACGAAATTATACAGCAAGACCTGATGGTCCGGTTCCACTGACTTATGATACTTCTAAAATACCAATTGGCGAGGTATTTAAACTGAATTCTGGTAAGAAGCTAGTTCAACAGACATTCTTGTTTGTGGAAGAAGTCGGCAAAGAGCTTAATTTtgtctccaagaaacttCTGGAACTAAATAAGCAAAACCCAAAGCTTGATTCTGAGATcaattccaacaacaagtttgaaattctcAAGCAAAGGTATTCTCAGATCCCTAGTGATACTTTTCCTCCTTTTCATAGCTGCGACCAAGATTCGATTCTTTTATTTCTGAAGTACTTTGACCCCAAGTCCCAAAATTTGCAAGGTTTGACTCATGTCGTCGTGAACAAGGATGCCAAGGTGTCTACATTGACCAAATCTGTCAATTATTTTATGGGATTTGATTTAGAGACTCCGTTAAACTTTTACGAAGAAATTGAGCCGAAATCTATTGAACCAATCATCCTTGAAATTTCGTTTGCTGAGTCAGAGCTATTGAATGGAGATATCATTTGTTTCACGCGGGCCGACACCGAATCTGATGGATCAATCAAGGAGAATATAGATGGTTATGGATCTGTTATTACCTACtacaactttttggaatctaGAATTCATCTGTTTGTGAGACCGGCTCTACTGGATTCCTACTTGAACGAAGAGGATGAGAAAAATTTGGAGTCCAAGACATTCCATGTATGGGTTCCCTCTCAAATTCCTTATGACTGTCTTGTTGCCAGAtttgcaaaagaaatcaaaactgATCCCGACTATTTACGCCTGTATGGAGTGAACCATGATGATACTAGAATCGCTATCCATAGGAACACACGGTTGCGTGACATCCTTCCTCGAAGCGTCAAACCGTCTCAAACAATTACCTTTGAGTATGAGATTTTAGATATCACTTTGGCGGAATTTGAAAGTTTGGTCCCAATCGAGGTTTATTGGTTCAACAATTCAGTTCTCCACCTACAAAAGTATGAGCTTTTAATATCCAAACAGGAATCTATATTTGATTTGCTGGGCAAGCTACAGTACAAGATCGGCTTCAACGATGAAGTTCGGGAGGGTATTCTTGCATGGACTTCTGTTGATCACAAGTTCGGAACCTTAGTCGCTGACGAAAATATAGTTAGTTTGGTTCTGCGAGAGAGTACCAACCATATATTCGTTGGCTCCTTTCCTCATCTCAAAAAGATCCTCACCACAACCGACGAGAAccaagttttggaacttGATGACGTTGAGATCATCAGAGGGGATATCAGGGAGGTTCCTGTGTTCCAATTTAGGAATGAAATTCATCGTAAACATGGCGCGCCTTTCATCTTTGATGTTAGAAGAAATGAGAGATTCAAAGATACTAAGAATAGATTTCAACGACTGTTGGGATTAGGAGACAAAGAATTTACGAAGACAGAGCTTGTAATAGTCTCTAATTCCATAGACCAACAGATACGTTATGTGACGGATGAATCACTCTTACTTTATGATGAACTGGCAGAACATGAACAACTTGCCATTGACACACCACCAAGGGCTGTCAGACGTCCAACTATCCAAGAACGAGCGCTATTCATTAAAGATTAGGGTCTCTCTGATCTCCCGAAATGAAAGGGTGTATTACATACAAATCTGTGAATGTAGTACAATGGAATCATAATCAAATTTGGGCAGTAGCCTTCTCGTAGTCCCGCCTGCGCAACTCAGTGCTACTCAATTTGTCACTAAAGCTCGTCTTATCCGAACCACCAAGAACGTTCACAACAAAGACCTCTAACGCGGGGAGGTTCTTCTCTCGACGAACCTTATTGACATATTCTCCTCCGGAGCTTGTTTCTTCACTAACGACGAGTCCCTCAATTTCTCTTACCGTAGCTGTTGGCCCACAAACATCATTGATTTCATGTATAGCCACTGGAAGACCGGGATATGCAAAATCCAAAAACCTAAGAATTTTCTCCTTGCGTTCTATGAAAGATTCCAGATAATCTTTGTATTTTTTATTCTTCAGCATTGCTTCCCCTGTAACTCCTACAATTAGTTCATCTCTTGACAGAAAGGCACTAATGCCTAGCAAAATCTTGTGACCATCGTGAAGATGGTCAAAAGTCCCTCCAACTGCAACGACTCTGAACTGCTCAGCATTGAAGTCGTTTGCAGATGACTCATTAGTATATTCAGTTGTGCTAGTGTCGCTGGGGTTAAAACAGATGTGAACTGGTTCGACATTAGAGATATTGTTCAATTGCAGTTGATGAGGGATGTTGTCGCCGTCAGCAATGTAAATTTGGGACCATTGTTTATGTGGATCTTTGAACACCCACTTAGCAAACCCTACTTGTATATCTACGTCTAGCCCATATGAGTTTCTCGTAGCTTCATACAAGTGTTGTAGTACAATGTTTACCTTATGCGCACTTGCTATCTCAACTGTCAAAACCACATCGATATTGGGAAAGTCTCCCAGTTGACTAACTTTACAAATGAACTGCGTGTAGAGACCTTGCACTAATATTTTCTCCGATACAACAATCAAACATGAATGAGAACGCATTTGTTAAGGATCTGGTTACGTTTTCAAGAAGGGTGTTGGATGGTTCCCCAAACATCGAAATAATTAGGCATCGGAGGTTTGAGGAATCTCGCGATGTCCTCAATTGATGGATGGGTGGGTAGGCAACCTTCCACTGAGATCAGATCATGGATTTTATTGATAAGTCCCGAATTTCGGTTCATTTGTAGCAGTTGTTAGAGTTTGGTTTGTTTCCAGAATTTTGAGCCTGGCTTTACTTTGATTTCGGATAGCTAGCCCATCCCAGGTATAGTGGAGTCGCGTCTTTATTCCTTCGTGACATTTCTAATATTTACATCTCTCTTTTCCCATACACCCTGCTGCGTCATTAATGTCTTCCAAACCTAATAATAAATCGTCATCCtactttgaaaagcaaCGAGATGCTTTGGTTGCAGAAATATCAGTTTCCATGGATACTCTTTTGAATAACGTCAACACCCTGAATAGATCGTTGGAAGGTGCTATAGCTGTGGGGAAGGAATTTGATAACGTTGCGGCCATATGGAACAATTTTTATGACGGAATGGACCAGACGGATagattgttccaaaagaattCCAGATTATCACCCgagcaagattttgaaactccaCCAGTAGATTCATCAAGGTGATTCTGGTCTGGACACAGACTTCAGTTTTGAAGGGCAGAAGAATTCTCGGCTGTTGGATTCATTTACATCAGTAATTGAGACTATGTTTGACATTAAATACTTGATGTTGACGTCAGTTTGTTTCCTGAGCAGAAATTTTTGCAGACAACTATTTATACTTCAACTGACTTACGCACCACTTGAAATCTGATAAGAACAgattgatttctcttcctcGCATAGCTTACTTCTTTGGCAACCAGAAGGCTGAAAGTTCAAAGGAAATGGCTAGTTCTTTGTATTATTATGTATTATACAGCGTATTATGTTAGTCCGAAACGTCTTCCAATAATGGTTCAAACTTTAGTTCTTGATCCAAATAGCTATGTTGATTTTCTGGAACCACAGAATTCATTGTCTCTGCGTCGAAAGAGTCTAACCAttgatttggagaatgaaGGTGTGATTTTAGAATCTCAGAATTGGATTTGATGACAGACAGAGCATGTTCGTGATCGACAAAATTGATATTGGTAAGCagttcaaagatcttgatAAAATAGTAAATCAATGCCTCCAGACCACGGAGATAACCGTCATCAACCCTGTTATGATGAACAGGTGGGAAGTTTGTGGTGGGAGGATGAGGGTCCTCACCTGTAACGCATTGTGCAAAATCAATAATCTTGACAAGTATCTGACTTTCTTCCAGTGTATCTCTACTGGCATCATacatcaacaacaaggATGAACCGTACATCCTATAATTTACCAACTTGGAAAATTCCTGCTTCAGCTTCTCAATctctttgatcaaagacGGAATGTGCCTGACCACACTATAAGAGGTCTTCCCATCATAGAGAAATCTACATAGGCACCTTGCAAATtgttctccttcttttaCTCGTCGCCCAAAGTATTTGTCTCGGTACAAAAAGCTATCAGATGATCTATCCCACACTTTCATTCCGCATATCCGCACACCCAATCTCCTACTGGTGGTCTTTTGGCATTTTCGACGTTGAGAGATACGTTTTGAAACACTGGCCTCTATGCCATATTGTCTCGTACccatcttcaaatcaagAACACATGGCCTTTTCATTTCGTTGGTTAGATCTTCTAGTAGAAGAAACTGCTCTAGTTTAGTGTGTATTCTGGGACGATCATGATCCATGGCAAATATGGAGTCACTGTTTGACCTATCCACCTTGTGAGAAGCTTGAATGGTTTCATCAAACCCATCACTAGGGGTAGGAGAGGGAGGGATGGATGACTCATCAATAGTGGTAGATGATCGAAACATTTCTGGAAATGTGGAAACGTTGGACTGTGCAGAGTGGCTGAGACGGGGTGGGTGAGATGATGAACATGATTGAGCTTGACAATGGTTCGATTTCCGTCGATAAGAAAGTTTGCGGCGATGAATGCTATGTGTTGCTGGCTGACAATGATCTCTAAAAGGGCCAaaaacttccttcaaaaccAGTTCCTGGAGTTTTTTATTAACTGTAGTGGTACCAATGCTGTTACTTGTGAGAGGGAAAGAATGGAGGGGGAGAAATTGATATAGAGTCCTCAGAAGATGCGAAATTAGTGGCAGAATAGTGTCCTAGAAACTCTTTGGGAATGATGTGCTTGTTATCGTCTAGCAAGACTTCAGGAGCAACGAGAGGATCAGCATCCACCTGGGATGTAGATCTTTTTACGGACACGTCGTaattttcttccaaaacGGTACTATAGCGTACATTCAGCACTCCAATGTACTTGGGCATGAATTCTAGTAGCTCTGGATGACGCATCTCTATGATTTCATACCATGTATTTTCTCTGTTTACCAAAGCTTTACAAACAGCCCTGTGcgagaatttgaagatggcCGTGTGCCCACCCACTTTATTCTTAAAGGGAGTCAGTTCTACGGCCAAAGGAAAATTGTATACCGCTGACTCCTCTTCTTGATCATTGTGTTGAGAAACTGGTGGCTCTGAGTCCGATTGCTTGGGACTATGAAACAAACGCAATG containing:
- a CDS encoding Ubiquitin-specific protease that may play a role in ubiquitin precursor processing, with the translated sequence MEESIPTPPLEEMEVSGMDSSASQSPNPVDVIQHDSSNFEAVKEHVLPPVPPDYEVEFEGYFTWNIQDWRKLSDSKIVSPRFVLGNYKWNLLIFLKRANNGTNIGIYLEPHPLDDDQEQDPNWYVCAQFAIDLWNPEYPYIHKSNASYHRFNQDVTDWGFSTFLELRNLHRASKSYDKPFLFDNKLNITVYVRVIKDHTGVLWHSFVNYDSKKETGLVGLNNQGATCYLNSLLQSYYFTNIFRKKVYAIPTDDEAKNEQISEETISVSLALQRVFYQLQKSNLPVDTTELTRSFGWDTNEAFIQNDVQEMNRLLMEKLENKMKGTSIEGCLNDIFVGKMKSFIRCIHVDYESSRIEDFWDIQLNVKNMGSLQNSFENYIELETLSGENKYDASGFGLQDAEKGVVFESFPPVLHLQLKRFEYDFVYDQLVKINDRHSFPDEIDLKPYLDSAGDAYDEDWVYSLHGVLVHTGDISTGHYYAMIKPSIENTWYRFDDDKVWKVTRSQVFDENFGFDELQPDVVRSMTRSQFLDYQQKRHTSAYMLVYIRKSQEKAVLEPVTDADVPSHIPEQIHKELEERDLLEKERREMHLYEHLKIITNQTFSKYEGFDLTPNVSDLNYYASDLFDEESYPLDVKLLKTEPLSKLYDLVSDSLGGVDPRHFRFWHVSTRRNYTARPDGPVPLTYDTSKIPIGEVFKLNSGKKLVQQTFLFVEEVGKELNFVSKKLLELNKQNPKLDSEINSNNKFEILKQRYSQIPSDTFPPFHSCDQDSILLFLKYFDPKSQNLQGLTHVVVNKDAKVSTLTKSVNYFMGFDLETPLNFYEEIEPKSIEPIILEISFAESELLNGDIICFTRADTESDGSIKENIDGYGSVITYYNFLESRIHLFVRPALLDSYLNEEDEKNLESKTFHVWVPSQIPYDCLVARFAKEIKTDPDYLRLYGVNHDDTRIAIHRNTRLRDILPRSVKPSQTITFEYEILDITLAEFESLVPIEVYWFNNSVLHLQKYELLISKQESIFDLLGKLQYKIGFNDEVREGILAWTSVDHKFGTLVADENIVSLVLRESTNHIFVGSFPHLKKILTTTDENQVLELDDVEIIRGDIREVPVFQFRNEIHRKHGAPFIFDVRRNERFKDTKNRFQRLLGLGDKEFTKTELVIVSNSIDQQIRYVTDESLLLYDELAEHEQLAIDTPPRAVRRPTIQERALFIKD
- a CDS encoding Putative pantetheine-phosphate adenylyltransferase (PPAT), whose translation is MRSHSCLIVVSEKILVQGLYTQFICKVSQLGDFPNIDVVLTVEIASAHKVNIVLQHLYEATRNSYGLDVDIQVGFAKWVFKDPHKQWSQIYIADGDNIPHQLQLNNISNVEPVHICFNPSDTSTTEYTNESSANDFNAEQFRVVAVGGTFDHLHDGHKILLGISAFLSRDELIVGVTGEAMLKNKKYKDYLESFIERKEKILRFLDFAYPGLPVAIHEINDVCGPTATVREIEGLVVSEETSSGGEYVNKVRREKNLPALEVFVVNVLGGSDKTSFSDKLSSTELRRRDYEKATAQI